In Streptococcus pneumoniae, the sequence GGGCCGATTGATATTGACAAAAACTCAAAAACTTATGGCTTTATCACGACGACTCCAAAACCAAACTGGGCAAATGTGGACTTGCTTGGTGCCCTTCGTCGCGCCCTAAACGTGCCAATGTACTTCACAACAGACGTAAATAGCTCTGCTTACGGTGAAGTGGTTGCCCGTAACAATGCTGGTGGTCGTATCGAAAACTTGGTTTACTACACAATCGGTACAGGTATCGGTGCAGGTGTCATCCAACGTGGTGAGTTTATCGGTGGTGTGGGTCACCCTGAAATGGGTCATTATTATGTTGCTAGACACCCAATGGATATTGAAAAAGAGTTTAAGGGTGTTTGTCCTTTCCATAAGGGATGTCTGGAAGGCTATGCAGCTGGTCCAAGTTTGGAAGCTCGTACAGGTGTACGTGGGGAAACTATTGAACTCAACAACCCTGTTTGGGATGTTCAAGCCTACTATATCGCTCAAGCTGCGGTTAATGCGACAGTGACTTTCCGCCCAGACGTGATTGTCTTTGGTGGAGGGGTCATGGCTCAACAACATATGCTGGACCGTGTCCGTGAGAAATTTACATCTCTTCTTAATGGTTACCTACCAGTACCAGATGTGCGTGACTATATCGTGACGCCAGCAGTCGCAGGAAATGGTTCTGCCACACTTGGGAACTTTGTTCTTGCAAAAGAAGTTTCAAAATAAAGCACAAAATCCGCTTGGGAAACCAAACGGATTTTGTGGTTGAAAACAATATTTTTGAGCCTTTCCTTAAGTGATTACGGACGGTAGCGACTTTCTTCGAAATTCCATACCTAAACTTTGAGCCTAGTGTCTCAAAGTTTCCGAATACCTGAAACCATTAGATTTCAGGTGTTTCTATCACGGCGGAAAGGCTAGGTAAGTCCTCGCCTCACTATCGAAAAATATGCATGATTTCCATACCAAAGTATATTTAGTATCAAGCTATAGTTAATCTACGCTTTAAAAATCCACTTGGGAAACCAAACGGATTTTTTACGTGTCAAAGCATTTGCCAGAAAAAGTCAATAATATAGGTCAGACCGTAGGTATAAACCACGAGGGTAAAGGGTTTGGTCAGAATGATGATGGTCATGTAGCGCTTGAAACTCATCTTGGTCAGGGCAGCCAGCATACAGAGAAAGTCAGCTGGGCTAATGGGCCAAATCATCATAAAAATAAAGAAGCGGTCAAAACGATTGCCCTTATCTAGCCAGCCGATGTACTTGTCGTAGGTGCGCTTGCTGACGACAGACTGGACAAAGGCAGCTCCGTATAGGCGCACTAGATAAAAGATAATGGCACAGCCAATCACGATGCCGATATAGTTGTAGATAGTCCCGATGATGTGCCCGTAGATAAAGACCCCAGCCACCGAGGTCAAGGCCCCTGGAATGATAGGGACGACAGTCTGTAAAATCTGTAAAAAGATAAAGAGAGGTGGACCCCAGATGCCTGCCTGCTGGATAAAGGCAGAGAGGGTTTCCTTGGATTGTAAAATCCCAGCCTGATAAGCCCAAATACAGAAAATCAAACTCCCAACCCCACCGACAATCGATGAGATATTGATAACTCGCTGCAGAAGGGGAGAAACAGCTTTCATTTGTTTATCCTGTGACATGTAAACTCCTCATAGATAGTATATTTCTACTATACCATATTTTGGAGGAGAAAGGGGGAATGAGTCTTTTTTGATAAGGAATAGAAAGTAAATAGCCCTTCGAGACTTAGAATAGGTCTGTCAACTAAAGGTTATATGCATTCTAGGTTTCGAATAATCGCAATTCCATAAATTTAAAAGCATTCTAAGTTTCGAATAGCTTATCTGAGATAATTTTGAGGCATTCGCGCTTTCGAATAGTCATTTTCCCTAAAGTTTAGATGTATTCTGAAGCTAGAAAGACTAAAATCTAAAAGTAGTAAGAGTCTCTCTCTGATGGACGTAATTTATGGCTAGTATGAATCCTTTGAATTGTTAGTTAATTTTAATATTAATCAGTTCTGAAATAATTACTAAATATAGTTAGATGGTGAATTAATTATTGCTAAATTTCAAGTTCAAGTTAGTCATCCAGAAGTCTTCTCTGGGGGACTTGTAGTTCAAGCATTTTTTAGGATAGTTGTTAATCCACTTTTCGATGAATGCGACTTCCTTTGTAGTCGTTTTCTTAGTTCCCTGAGGTAACCATCTATGAATGAACTTGTTGTGATTTTTATTAGATCCTATAGTGGTGTGCATAATAGATATAATAGATTGAAACTAGAATAGTACGCATCTACTTCTAAAACATTGTTAGAAATCGATTTGACTGTCCCGATCTATTTGTCCTGTTTTTATTTCATTTTACTATATAATCCTTAGAAAACATATGGGACAAGCGGTTGAATTCTGTTCCGTCCATTAGTAGATAAAGGATTACTCCTTCTTGAAATGACAGATGAACTTGTTTCTTATAAAAATGTTGTCTGAAACTATTAGCCTTTTTCCAGAAGTTTTAGAGGAAGAAAACTTTACGAGGAAAAAGGAGTTACTCAAATAACAATTCAGGATTAAAAATAGACAGTTGAGGAGCGGAAGGTATAAATTAAGTTTGCTACTGTATAATGGATTTATCACTAATACTCTTCGAAAATCTCTTCAAACCACGTCAGCTTCGCCTTGCCGTAGATATAGTTACTGACTTCGTCAGTTCTATCCACAACCTCAAAACAGTGTTTTGAGCTGACTTCGTCAGTTCTATCCACAACCTCAAAACAGTGTTTTGAGCTGACTTCGTCAGTTTTATCTGCAACCTCAAAGCTGTACTTTGAGCAGCCTACGGCTAGCTTCCTAGTTTGCTCTTTGCTTTTCATTGAGTATAAAAGTGCTCCAGGCCATATTTTACACAGCAATAGTCTTCTAAAAATGGACACAAAACGTTGTAAAGGCTATCAAAAAGGAGTATAATGAGTGCAAGAAATTTCGGAGGTGAAAGATGCTAGAAGTAAGAAGTCTAGAGAAAAGTTTTGGATC encodes:
- a CDS encoding TVP38/TMEM64 family protein, with amino-acid sequence MSQDKQMKAVSPLLQRVINISSIVGGVGSLIFCIWAYQAGILQSKETLSAFIQQAGIWGPPLFIFLQILQTVVPIIPGALTSVAGVFIYGHIIGTIYNYIGIVIGCAIIFYLVRLYGAAFVQSVVSKRTYDKYIGWLDKGNRFDRFFIFMMIWPISPADFLCMLAALTKMSFKRYMTIIILTKPFTLVVYTYGLTYIIDFFWQML
- the scrK gene encoding fructokinase ScrK; the encoded protein is MTKLYGSLEAGGTKFVCAVGDENFNVVEKTQFPTTTPIETIDKTIEFFSKFDNLAGLAVGSFGPIDIDKNSKTYGFITTTPKPNWANVDLLGALRRALNVPMYFTTDVNSSAYGEVVARNNAGGRIENLVYYTIGTGIGAGVIQRGEFIGGVGHPEMGHYYVARHPMDIEKEFKGVCPFHKGCLEGYAAGPSLEARTGVRGETIELNNPVWDVQAYYIAQAAVNATVTFRPDVIVFGGGVMAQQHMLDRVREKFTSLLNGYLPVPDVRDYIVTPAVAGNGSATLGNFVLAKEVSK